A region from the Ichthyobacterium seriolicida genome encodes:
- the sufD gene encoding Fe-S cluster assembly protein SufD, protein MTELKRHILSFFDEKNFKSDLEKFRLDAVESFSQSDFPTVNDEEWKVTDLSKIVSKKYNLELNRNTSEKYDFEKYLLGMDTYRVIVINGLISKELSSVPEFFNISSIRENTSHERVKKFFSKILSRDIISDLNTSLFHDGVFIEVPANTTVDKPVEILNISFHDTPAINSLRNLVVVNENAEIKIIDRHQSLSENVFVNYITEIFVDKNARGELYKLQMDDSTNSLIDNTFISQEKGSTASVGTFSFGSEFIRNNLNFYLDGQHSTANLYGISILSDNQLVDNHTCVEHRLPNCDSNEIYRGIYHDNSRGVFNGKVIVHKDAQKTSGFQRNDNILLSDRAKINTKPQLEIFADDVKCSHGCTVGQLDKDAIFYLRSRGMREEVAKGMIMYAFFSEILENIHIPQLKDYLESFVSKKLGIDV, encoded by the coding sequence ATGACTGAATTAAAACGACATATACTATCCTTTTTTGATGAGAAAAACTTTAAGTCTGATTTAGAAAAATTTAGACTAGATGCCGTAGAGTCATTTTCCCAAAGTGATTTTCCCACTGTAAATGATGAGGAGTGGAAGGTTACGGATTTATCTAAAATAGTATCCAAAAAATACAATTTAGAATTAAATAGAAATACATCTGAAAAATATGATTTTGAGAAGTATCTTTTGGGAATGGATACTTATAGGGTGATAGTCATAAATGGGCTTATTTCTAAGGAACTCTCTAGTGTGCCTGAGTTTTTTAATATAAGTAGCATAAGAGAAAATACAAGCCATGAACGTGTAAAGAAATTTTTCTCTAAAATACTGAGCAGAGATATAATTTCAGATTTGAATACTTCTCTGTTTCACGATGGAGTTTTTATAGAGGTGCCAGCCAATACTACGGTAGATAAACCTGTAGAAATTTTAAATATTTCATTTCACGATACTCCAGCTATAAATAGTTTGAGAAATTTGGTAGTAGTAAATGAAAATGCCGAAATAAAGATTATAGACAGACATCAAAGTCTCTCTGAAAACGTATTTGTAAACTATATTACAGAGATTTTTGTAGATAAAAACGCACGTGGTGAATTGTACAAATTACAGATGGACGATTCTACTAATTCTTTGATAGATAATACTTTTATTTCTCAAGAAAAGGGTAGTACTGCAAGTGTTGGAACTTTTTCTTTTGGGAGTGAGTTTATCAGAAATAATTTGAATTTTTATTTAGATGGACAACATTCAACTGCGAACTTATATGGAATTAGTATTTTATCTGATAATCAACTCGTAGATAATCACACTTGTGTGGAACACCGCCTGCCAAATTGTGATAGTAATGAAATATATAGAGGTATTTACCACGATAATTCAAGAGGTGTTTTCAATGGTAAGGTGATAGTTCATAAGGATGCTCAAAAAACCTCTGGATTTCAAAGAAATGATAATATATTGTTGTCTGACAGGGCTAAGATAAATACCAAACCACAACTTGAAATCTTTGCAGATGATGTCAAGTGTTCTCATGGTTGTACGGTTGGACAGTTGGATAAAGATGCCATTTTTTATTTGCGTTCCAGAGGTATGAGAGAAGAAGTAGCCAAAGGAATGATCATGTATGCTTTTTTCAGTGAAATACTAGAAAATATCCATATCCCTCAATTAAAAGATTACTTAGAGAGTTTCGTATCCAAAAAACTTGGGATAGATGTCTGA